The Lytechinus variegatus isolate NC3 chromosome 7, Lvar_3.0, whole genome shotgun sequence genome includes the window GAGCGAGCGGAAAATGTTATAATATTCAGaccacaaaaaatgaaattttttacAGGGCAATTTTTAAACATCATTTGTAAATCacgtaaaaaataatgaaagttcgatttccgagtcCAAATAATGTTTGGTATAtcgacttccaaacttgatattcagGCTCCAtgtattgaacaagatatgtaaatcacctaacaggcaatgcgagcgcgaagcaggTGCGCAaagttttatacatgtatagtggcatgaaagattctttttattttctaagtctccccctcatcttattttacaCACTcgtctttctcttctttttgttttcctcctctactttccctctctttttctttctttctttcaatgttattctttttttgctccgccaataggggggcccgggcccctcagcctctccccctggatccgcctcgGGATCTGCCTATGGAATATATTATATACAGGGAAGTTGTCACGAAATTAAGAAGGTTGTGGTATTGCATATCTCTATTGTCTTCACGCACCGTGCTGTTTTCAGTAGCGCTATCTATATCTACGTACGTTAGAAGTACccgtattataatttttttgtatcatACTTGTCTCATATTAAATTTCTGCTAGAAATCTCCCAATCATGGATGAACAAATGTGTCCACGTTGTAAAACCACGAAATATCGGAACCCATCGCTGAAACTCATGGTGAATGTGTGTGGACACACACTGTAAGTATAATGGCTATGTTTTTTTGTAAGAATAAGGATGGAAATAAAGATGATCAGTGTAGGAACTTATATTTGTAGGTTCAGTCCGATACATTCAAAATCGTGTGTGCCAAGATCACACCAAGTCGAGTGAGTGACACTGATACAGTGATTGATAGACAGCTGGCAACCGTCTATTCCGAGGACTTTtttaacattgaaaaaaaaacccttgtaCACAGACAGCTCACGTTTCTGCAGACTGCAGCCACTATTATCCTATTTAgagggttaacaatgcaaaatccaaCAGGGTTCATCAATTTTTGTCTGTCTAGTGtctttcataaaaatatgtaaaaacacaaaagaacaggggagtattctgaacattgtcttttttttcaatattttatcttttctcagagatatgacaaaatctgTATTCTGGTGGAcatcataacttttgtcacaaaaactttcataaattttgtgtcttctctttagcgcgcaccaAATATGCAGCTTTAAATGCGCATAATCCTTATACAACttaagcaaaagatatgacaaaagttatgacaggggggtagcagtcataaattttgtcatatcttttagtaccaaatatctcgATAACCTGCCAGCTGAATAACAAGCTTATAATGAtgttatttagattagattgtggtattagtttcactcatccatgacaattttcaatattatattttcatgctACAGTTAGTTGGGCCCTACATattaattcctcctttttttctctgttttccttctttttctacttctctaaaatccttcacagcttcctgtctctctttgtaattaagcatATCGATATTCGCGTAGTTGCGAGATGCCTCTCATTCAATGAGGCCTTCCTCTTGGCTAGAAtggctcccactgggaactagcgatgattttgattaaaataatctttgactAAAATAAAGTCAAAGATTATTAGTCTTTTTTTGTCCTGAAATGCACAAAAACAGGaagaaataaacttaaaagggggaaaaaacgGTGACTTAGTTTGGCTGTTGCacaactcccacttccctgctGGTTTATCctaacttaatacataaacatattgCCAGAGTCCCTGTACAATTCAAGTTAGAACGTCCGTCTATGTAATTGGTGAGTGGGCCAACGGAGTTTagcggaacaaccaatataacagagaccgaagcttttggtcttgTGTAGTGAGTGAGAGTAGTAGTACTAATGACTTAAGGCCCTTaaggcaggggcggatctagaattaaaaaataagggggTTGGATACATTTTGTTAAAGTTTGgacaagccccccaaaaaaggtcttGTTTCAGTTCCTCCACTGCTGTAGAATTTAAGTTTAGTATCCACTTTGGGCCTTTTGGTTTTGCCTAGTGTCCCTTGCAAGTCAAGGGTTCATTGCTTGTCGAcgcgcacagaaaaatcaagccatagaAGTCTTGTGTTGTGGACGCCAGAAGTGGCATCGCAGAAAGCGTGACCCACTGGTAagaaatccactgccaaacgTGGTTCTTTGTACGAGACTAGTATCATAGGCGGAGACAGGGAGGACTTGTCCCCCCtacatttcttttttgcttgtcaattttattttcctgcacccccctaaaattttttggttgataaccttttttttccttgcttgtcaaaaaattttgatggtcccccctaaaatttttggcttccacCGCCAATGGGTAGTATACTAATACTAACCTCTCACTTGTGTGAGTTACTATACTAATACTAATCTCACACTAGTGTGAGTGTATCACTTGCAtttgcacacacacaaaatatgtttttaagagTTAACTTGCTTGTGTTTTACTTAGAATTTAGATGTGATACCTAAACTTATCTTTCATTGACAATGAAATGTTAAACATATGACTGATATCTGGAATAATAAGCCCATGGCATTGGAAAAGGacaaatctttttaaaaaatggaggCAATCAAGGGAAATCTATTTCTCTTGGTTTAGCTTTACAGGGATAtccctcatcttcttttttaaaggtcaagaaAAATTTGGATTATCTTGTCATTTCAGATGTGATAACTGTGTTGAGCTGTTATTTGTACGAGGAGCAGGGACATGTCCTGAGTGTAAAACACCTCTGAGGAGAAACCAGTTTCGAGTACAACTCTTTGAAGATTCAATCATTGAAAAGGAAGTGGACATTAGGAGAAGAGTGATGAAAGAGTAAGTATGTGAAGAAGTGTATCTTCCATCCACTCAAGGGTTCattattctgaacattgtcttttctccatattttatcttttctcagagatatgacaaaatcggtattctgttggatgtcataacttttgtcacaaaaattgccATAAATTtcgtctcttctctttagcatGCACCAAAAATACGCagctttaaatgcgcgtaatccttatACAAGCCAcgtgttcactgctaccaccctgcctgtggggaatctacaggtaggactatggtatgccaatgctgtacacagcacacacttaaaaaaaaatcattaaaatatcacttttgtgaccaaaattactaatttccatacagttgcaatttatttcatattagtaacttgggagtaatttttgtattcaccagagcactcgAAAAATTGAAAGTTTGGGCATAttttgtgtatgccctctattggtggaaagtaatatggcaagacaattgtcatttttcaatctctatttttaattaagaaaaaataatttaaggaatcaaatttacttaagagccaagttatattatgaatagctgtaatggaaactgacagtgtaaaaaaaaaatcaagcatttgtcccaaagaaaaagagaaaataagccaaacattgccaaacttatttcaccacacaggtCGATTAATATTCATCGTGTGAAGAAGTAATGCGCTGGCTTAAAGATGAAGAGTATGTAGATTTTGCACTCGACCCTTTGCAAAATTGACTCAAGTATTAATCACTGGTAATAATTACACCCGTGTGAAATTTTATTGGCAGTGTACGGTTCCGATCTATGAATGCAGATATTTGGGATATGTTATATTACTGTTTATTTTAATACTACACACCTTTCTGATTCTGAAATCTTTCAGCTTCAATAAACAGGAGAGTGACTTCCAGACACTGAGAGAATACAATGACTATCTAGAAGACATAGAGCATATCGGTGAGCTAACATTACAGTGTACTTgttagaagtaaaaaaaaaaaatccatattttatcgtttgaaatagacatcagcaatgaaatactctgaacaTTTGTAAAGTCTGAATATTGCTTATATTTGGGAACATTCCTGACTAAGCTTTGCAAATGGACAATGATATTATGTACATctattttgatgtaaaatgtCTGCTACAATGTTTCATTGTGGGTAAACATTTGGAATTCAAGTTTTGTGATTTAATTGATGTGAAATCTTAcaggtatttttattttttattcaacaatttacCAGTCTGCACAGGTCcatgtgaataattattaaataTGTTGGATGTTGAAATTTTCTAAGATTATACAGCACTAATCCTAATTTACTTGTTGCTTtgcttgatttttatgttttgtagAATCCCCCATTTCTTTATTGATCTATTGCCCCACTATTTGAGTTTCTTTTATTgcattcatctttattttttcatttgtcaaagtTTACAATCTGACCAATGGAGTAGATGTTGAAGTCACCAGGAAGAAGATTGAAAACTACAGAAGAGAGAATAAAGAAGTGATTACCAAGAACAGGCAGATGAAGGTAAGGTTCTATTCATAATTGATGCCACAGTCGTACTAACGAAACTTACTCCAGAATGACCAAATCTATTGTGTTATGTTCCATAACACAATATTTGACGTTTTTGAGTTGGTATGGTTGATGGGACTGTCGCTTGAAGGAATGAAAGTGGTAAATGGTGGTGATTtcttacctgattgctaagaaagcatgctACCAGAGGACTgatggcttaaggtcctctctgagggacctaGTAATGAGGATGAGTGCCTTATCAAAGGGCAATAGCGCActaagtgggaatcgaacctgggTCACCGGAACCCGAAACCTCTGCTTTACCAACTGAGCTATTGCGAATCCTAAGTGTTATTCATCATCTTGAACTCTGCTTTGATGCATTGGATTGGTTTATGCTGTCTTATTAGGAAGTTATTGTCCCTTTTGTCCTTTTCCTCCATAATTTTACCATCAGAGAAAGtccatattcttttttaattcaaagacTCCCATAGAATATATACATGGTCCTGGTCGGTATATTGATCTCTCTCATGTAggaacatttttttatctccCTATTGCAAAGAATCATGGTGCACTGTACCTAGATGCACAGGATcgtaaaacttgttataataacaaattttaaatAACAGTTTGAGGCAACTTCAAATAGTTTGATTTTATTGACTGATAGTGaattattttgttagaaattgttcatttgttattataaaaagttttaatgaagtgggggctgtttcataaagctgttggtaagttaaAAGATCGACTGGTGACTCTTATTCGCTTAACAATCACCAATTGTGTATACCATTtgccaaaagaaaggatcaccagtcgttcttaaagtcgctcttatctttcgaacagctttatgagacACCCACCTGGTCTTGTCTAGATTATTGGGATttgtttttctcctcatttCTCAGAGTCATGATATGATGTACTTGGATGCACTGTTGGAGGAGGAACAACAAatcaaagaagaaaggaaaCAGGAATACGAATTCCTGGAAAAGCAGAGTCTTAACCAAAAGAAGAGAAACAAAGAAGCCCTCTTAGATGAGCTGGTAGGTTGGATATCATCATGGGAGTGTAGATCTTGAAACTAAATGGGGCATTGCTAGAAACATGGGTTCAATCACAAATTAAGTGTATATcccgtggagcgttgtggcccagtggatttgtcttctgactttgaaagggGGGATcgtggggttcaaatcccagccatggtgtaatttccttcggcaagaaatttatccacattgtgctgcactctacccaggtgaggtaaatggcggtacctggcaggaatttattccttgaaatggcACCgcactgtaaaaggctgcggggctatgCGCTCTACAAGCATATgggtattattgttattattatcccAAAGTTAAGCAGATAGGACATTACATGAAAGATAGTTGCTATTGAATAAAAAGCAAATTAGCTGCAAATTTGCATTTAATTAAAGGACTTATGCTTGATTTTGGGACCCTCGCATGATTGCAATGGAATGTAAGTTACTTGCCCCCTTAatgaatcaaaatcaaatacttggaaaaaaaaaaaaaccttgctttattttcaatcattcAGAATCGTTTGTGGGACTTGCATTTAGATCACAATGAAGAAGTTTAGAAAAGAAAGCATAGATTCATCAAAGATAAACAGATCacaattcaatgtttttaatccGCATTTATTTAAGACCAGTACCGGCTGCAAAGAACGTTAGCGCTATCAATGTACTAAGAGAGGCTCTGCTACAAACTAGTAATGTCACATCAACACTTTATTTACCTCTTGGATCAGCATTTGACATCAGAATTCAAAAGATGTGATTTGGCCTAAATACTGTTAGTGctcgttgtggcccagtggattagtctccggactctgaaacagagggtcgtgggttcgaatcccaaccatggtgtaatttccttcagcaagaaattgatccacaatgtgctgcactcaacccaggtgaggtaaatgggtacctggcaggaatttattccttgaaacgcagcgcgcgttaCAGCTGCACAGCTAAAGctagggtaattatgctgcatatactgtagagcgcttagagacttctgacaaagtaagtattaagcgctatatattAAAGCAAgtataactattattattatgagcTAAGAACGCTTTTGTGTTGCCGGTACAGAATTTTTACCGACCGATGTTGTTTTGGTAACTTTCTTGACTTACtgaaatcatttttgtttgatttagaTCTATTCTGATCGGCCAGCTGACCAGGTGATTGCAAGCCATGTTTCCATTCAACAGAACCAAGAGGCTCCTACGTATAAAGCTCCTCCTAAGAAAGCGATTGAAGTCTCATCGGGAGCAAGACTGGTAAGCATGTTAATCATTCCCAGTTCTATTTCTAGTGAATTGTATCGGCCTTTCTCGTTTGAAccaacatcttttttttttatcttatcaGGTCTACTATTTACCAGTATACTATACTATTTTGTTATGATACAATATCCGAAGTTATGATTGGAAATATCAGTGAACATTCTTGCTTTGTCATCATGTTGCTATTTTCATTTGTGCATTCTTCTAAATTTGTGATCATATTGCATTCATGTGTATGTATATTTTGTGATCTGTCAGtagaaaacaaatttctttgtaaAGGTTTAAACAGACCAAATAAACATTTTGCCTCCAATTCTTATTAATGTTGCATAGATTGCTCTGTAACCAATTTTACATCTTAATCCGTGTGCTCAAGAACTTGGTTTTGACCCATTTCCCACATTGCTTTTGGGTATTAGAGATTGAACCGGTCAGCGACTTAAACATTTTCGGAAGATTCGCAAATTAGTCAGAACATTTCTAGTTTTTGTTTAAGTATCGCTTGaagtatattgttattattactatcatcatcatcattattgtacTGTGTTTTCCCAGAATGACCCAAAGCGCTTTTATAACGAGAAACATGTTgaagtatgaaataaaattgtgcagttctaaaactaaaaaaaactaaaaattaaaatgtctaAGGTCCCTTTTTTTGAATGAAGAGACAGGTTATGATTGCCCAAGTGTCAGAAGTATCCTATTCCAATATTTGGAAGAAGTTACAGTGGAAGTCCTTTATTTCCAGCCATTTTCTGTGTAACTTTGTAAAAGGGTCAATATTACATACAGATCTATCGCTTTCTATTTGATCTTAGGGTGTTGGATTCCAAGATAACTTCTTACCCATACCCAAGATAGAAGAGATACCTTATGAATATATGGAACTAGAGGTTTATACGTTTGGACCGGAGGCACCAAGCTCACAAGAAGAGCTGACATCCAATGGGTAAGAATGGTATTACTTCTTAAGGTTTATATCTTAGGTGTCCATCTTAGGGTGCAAGAATTAAATAGGGTAAGACCGGTGACAGAAATAAAGTAAGTTTTGAAGGAGACGATTGCAGCAATGGCTCTGCACACACATTCAGTGGAAACATTTGTTCTTGTGtctgttttatatatatagtaaTTTAGATATTGTAAACTTGCCTTGGTGTTGGTATTGGGGCATTTCCGTAATTAATAATGCACCCTCTTTGTACGTCCGCCCCAACCCGtccaatttttgtctcacctgcgaagcaaagtgagactataggcgccgcttttccgacggcggcggcggcggcgtcaacatcaaatcttaacctgaggttaagtttttgaaatgacgtcataacttagaaagtatatggacctagttaataaaacttggccataaggttaatcaagtattactgaacatcctattagagtttcatgtcacatgactaaggtcaaaggtcattttagggtcaatgaacttagaccatgttggaggattcaacatcgaaatcttaacctgaggttaagtttttgaaatgtcatcataacttagaaaatatatggacctagttcatgaaacttggacataaggttaatcaagtatcactgaacatcctgcatgagtttcacgtcacatgaccaaggtcaaaagtcatttagggtcaatgaactttggccgaattggggatatctgttgaattcccatcataactttgattgtttatggatctgattcatgaaacttggacataatagtaatcaagcatcactgaaaattttgtgcaagtttcaggtctcatgattaaggtcaaaggtcatttagggtcaatgaactttggccgaatcgggggtatctgttgaattatcatcataactttgaaagtttattggtctagttcattaaacttggacattagagtaatcaagtatcactgaacatcctgtgcgcatttcaggtcacatgaccaaggtcaaaggtcaatgaactttggccgaattgggtgtatctgttgaattaccatcataactttgaaagtttatggatctgattcatgaaacttgtacataagagtaatcaagtatcactgaacatcctgttcaagtttcaggtcacatgattaaggtcaaaggtcatgtaaggtcaatgaactttggccatgttggggtttattgttgaataaccatcatatctctgtaagtttattggtctagttcataaaaagtggacataagagtaaccatgtatcactgaacatcttgtgcgagttagagtagtattcaaagtcagcactgctgctatattgaaccgcgtgatgcaggtgagacggccagaggcattccacttgttctctATTATACCGCAATTCATGAACTGCTCAAACGAGGATAATTGAAGAGCACTTTATCttttcaggggcccgttgcagaaagagttgcaatcgattgcaactctaaaaatcatacgcaacttgattttcaaccaatcaacagcgcgcattttggacttgcgattgatattttgacttgcgtttaaacgcaactctttctgctaCGGGCCACAGAtgtactaaaaataaaaaacaacatacaAATCGATTCAGGGAGGTTCCACATATAGAAGGTCGGACGCACATACTTCATAGGATTTCCCATTGCTGATTAGCAGATGGAAATTTGACATAATCTCAGAGCTGATTGACTGTGGAATGTTAATATCACAGCAAAGGTCCAGAAAATGTGGAGCAAACAGTTCATGATAAAAGCAACTAAGATATAGAAAAGTTCATGTTGTTAGCCCACATTCTGAACTAGGGCTTAATTTGAACTCTGGTCTGAAGTAGTGGTTTAGCTATGGAGAGCTAAAGGTGATACAATGAAGTGAGAGTCCAGataaaatgtttcatttctgatgaaactaaaatcattcataactacCTTGGAATGATAAATAAAGTAGTTTTCTTCCAAGCATGAGGAAAGAACAATGCAAGTACaatattgacatttttggctttccataatttttacatagagttagaccatggcctaaGTGAAACTGGACTCCAGAGTACGAGCCATTTGAAAAATTCACTTTTATACAAATTTTGCATGCTTTTAGTGTTATGATTTATGAATCCAGTGAATCATCGATTCATAATTTGATTCCCCCCCCTCCCTCAGGTATGTGAGGCACATCCGTTCTGCATCACCTTCGGGTGTTGGGGGAGGCTACAAGGAGC containing:
- the LOC121418330 gene encoding CDK-activating kinase assembly factor MAT1-like, with the translated sequence MDEQMCPRCKTTKYRNPSLKLMVNVCGHTLCDNCVELLFVRGAGTCPECKTPLRRNQFRVQLFEDSIIEKEVDIRRRVMKDFNKQESDFQTLREYNDYLEDIEHIVYNLTNGVDVEVTRKKIENYRRENKEVITKNRQMKSHDMMYLDALLEEEQQIKEERKQEYEFLEKQSLNQKKRNKEALLDELIYSDRPADQVIASHVSIQQNQEAPTYKAPPKKAIEVSSGARLGVGFQDNFLPIPKIEEIPYEYMELEVYTFGPEAPSSQEELTSNGYVRHIRSASPSGVGGGYKEHMACQRAVEEAFSGLFFFPFRHNKHIDPLGIETS